Proteins encoded together in one Poecile atricapillus isolate bPoeAtr1 chromosome 15, bPoeAtr1.hap1, whole genome shotgun sequence window:
- the MAFB gene encoding transcription factor MafB isoform X1, whose protein sequence is MAGELSIGAELPTSPLAMEYVNDFDLMKFDVKKEPLGRNDRSGRHCTRLQPAGSVSSTPISTPCSSVPSSPSFSPTEQKTHLEDLYWMANSYQQMNPEALNLTPEDAVEALIGSHQVSQQLQGFEGFRAHHHHHHHHHQHHHQYPAVTHEDLAGSGHPHHHHHHHHQASPTPSTSSSSSQQLQNSHQQHPPSSSVEDRFSDDQLVSMSVRELNRHLRGFTKDEVIRLKQKRRTLKNRGYAQSCRYKRVQQKHHLENEKTQLIQQVEQLKQEVTRLARERDAYKLKCEKLASNGFREAGSTSDNPSSPEFFIIQSSRVAVGKVGWGWGWER, encoded by the exons ATGGCCGGAGAGCTCAGCATCGGAGCCGAGCTGCCCACTAGCCCGCTGGCCATGGAGTACGTGAACGACTTCGACTTGATGAAGTTCGACGtgaagaaggagcccctgggcaGGAACGACCGCTCGGGCAGGCACTGCACCCGCCTGCAGCCGGCCGGCTCCGTGTCCTCCACCCCCATCAGCACCCCCTGCAGCTCCGTGCCCTCCTCGCCCAGCTTCAGCCCCACCGAGCAGAAGACCCACTTGGAGGACCTGTACTGGATGGCCAACAGCTACCAGCAGATGAACCCCGAGGCGCTGAACCTCACCCCAGAGGACGCTGTCGAAGCCCTCATTGGGTCCCACCAggtgtcccagcagctgcagggcttCGAGGGCTTCCGGGCccaccaccatcaccatcatcatcatcaccaacACCACCACCAGTATCCTGCAGTCACTCACGAAGACCTGGCCGGCAGCGGGCACCCtcaccatcaccaccatcatcaccaccaggCCTCTCCCAccccctccacctcctccagctcctcccagcagctccagaactcgcaccagcagcatcccccCTCCAGCAGCGTGGAGGACCGGTTCTCAGATGACCAGCTGGTCTCCATGTCTGTGAGGGAGCTCAACAGGCACCTCCGAGGCTTCACCAAAGATGAGGTGATCCGCCTCAAGCAGAAGAGGAGGACCTTGAAGAACAGGGGCTATGCCCAGTCCTGCAGGTATAAACGTGTCCAGCAGAAACACCACCTGGAGAACGAAAAGACGCAGCTCATTCAGCAGGTGGAACAGCTCAAGCAAGAAGTGACCCGGCTCGCCAGAGAGAGAGACGCCTACAAGCTCAAGTGTGAGAAACTTGCCAGCAATGGCTTCAGAGAGGCCGGCTCCACCAGTGACAACCCGTCTTCCCCAGAGTTCTTCAT catccAGTCTTCTAGAGTAGCTGTGGGAAAAGTAGGCTGGGGGTGGGGTTGGGAGAGGTAA
- the MAFB gene encoding transcription factor MafB isoform X2 — translation MAGELSIGAELPTSPLAMEYVNDFDLMKFDVKKEPLGRNDRSGRHCTRLQPAGSVSSTPISTPCSSVPSSPSFSPTEQKTHLEDLYWMANSYQQMNPEALNLTPEDAVEALIGSHQVSQQLQGFEGFRAHHHHHHHHHQHHHQYPAVTHEDLAGSGHPHHHHHHHHQASPTPSTSSSSSQQLQNSHQQHPPSSSVEDRFSDDQLVSMSVRELNRHLRGFTKDEVIRLKQKRRTLKNRGYAQSCRYKRVQQKHHLENEKTQLIQQVEQLKQEVTRLARERDAYKLKCEKLASNGFREAGSTSDNPSSPEFFMSVKGFTLH, via the exons ATGGCCGGAGAGCTCAGCATCGGAGCCGAGCTGCCCACTAGCCCGCTGGCCATGGAGTACGTGAACGACTTCGACTTGATGAAGTTCGACGtgaagaaggagcccctgggcaGGAACGACCGCTCGGGCAGGCACTGCACCCGCCTGCAGCCGGCCGGCTCCGTGTCCTCCACCCCCATCAGCACCCCCTGCAGCTCCGTGCCCTCCTCGCCCAGCTTCAGCCCCACCGAGCAGAAGACCCACTTGGAGGACCTGTACTGGATGGCCAACAGCTACCAGCAGATGAACCCCGAGGCGCTGAACCTCACCCCAGAGGACGCTGTCGAAGCCCTCATTGGGTCCCACCAggtgtcccagcagctgcagggcttCGAGGGCTTCCGGGCccaccaccatcaccatcatcatcatcaccaacACCACCACCAGTATCCTGCAGTCACTCACGAAGACCTGGCCGGCAGCGGGCACCCtcaccatcaccaccatcatcaccaccaggCCTCTCCCAccccctccacctcctccagctcctcccagcagctccagaactcgcaccagcagcatcccccCTCCAGCAGCGTGGAGGACCGGTTCTCAGATGACCAGCTGGTCTCCATGTCTGTGAGGGAGCTCAACAGGCACCTCCGAGGCTTCACCAAAGATGAGGTGATCCGCCTCAAGCAGAAGAGGAGGACCTTGAAGAACAGGGGCTATGCCCAGTCCTGCAGGTATAAACGTGTCCAGCAGAAACACCACCTGGAGAACGAAAAGACGCAGCTCATTCAGCAGGTGGAACAGCTCAAGCAAGAAGTGACCCGGCTCGCCAGAGAGAGAGACGCCTACAAGCTCAAGTGTGAGAAACTTGCCAGCAATGGCTTCAGAGAGGCCGGCTCCACCAGTGACAACCCGTCTTCCCCAGAGTTCTTCAT gtCAGTAAAAGGATTTACGTTGCACTga